A section of the Malus sylvestris chromosome 17, drMalSylv7.2, whole genome shotgun sequence genome encodes:
- the LOC126609711 gene encoding uncharacterized protein LOC126609711 isoform X12, with translation MNHRLNMAQGVWQNMPQRVREPSLHPSVPNTSTGPQGVLEPSLHPSVVPNTSTGPQGVSEPSLHPSVPNTSTGPSVPNTSTGPQGVSEPSLHPSMPNTSTGPSVPNTSTGPQGQEYGQYKPFLEAVQAGRWEAAKDFYIQHPEAVRVRHPLYGKTALHIAVEAGRVDIVKELVSLMDEADLEIKSTADGRTALDIAAYKGIIEMAQCMVTKNQKLLSIPNAFNDLPIVQAYLLGQWHMARYLYSVTPLDDLMPDKGPQGASIISLCFSAKEFDVSWDLIQRCPKLAVTMNRRLLTPLEALASNPSFLSGAELNFWQQWVYDCLYIQPPPRINHICVTVQNEENPQANNGGSLFRSVGGLVERLVSHSEKQKEGLVSKIVQILGIKRIYEMKIVQVNALAFLKLICEEINKDFDMQQMNYPSVRSAIFLAVRRGNVEFVTHMCKANPELLMIGDDRGRGLFHVAIECCQEKIYNLIYGISTKDTITNFVDVYNNIMLHMAGLLSPSAQLNQIPGAALQMQRELQWYKEVETIVPSRSQEYMNVGESLKPRELFTKNHSELLKEGEKWMKETATSYTVVGALIITIMFAAVITIPGGNGDTGFPTFNHEKLFILFIISDAISLFSSTTATLTFLGILTSRFAEDDFLKSLPTKMIIGLAALFLAIATMMIAFSAALLIIVRRHSWIVIPAILLSSVPVTLFAWMQFPLLVRIIVSTYGKGIFNRNVKRWL, from the exons ATGAATCATAGGTTGAACATGGCACAAGGTGTTTGGCAGAACATGCCACAACGTGTTAGGGAGCCATCATTACATCCATCGGTGCCCAATACAAGCACAGGGCCACAAGGTGTGTTGGAGCCATCATTACATCCATCAGTAGTGCCCAATACAAGCACAGGGCCACAAGGTGTGTCGGAGCCATCATTACATCCATCAGTGCCTAATACAAGCACAGGGCCATCAGTGCCCAATACAAGCACAGGGCCACAAGGTGTGTCGGAGCCATCATTACATCCATCAATGCCCAATACAAGCACAGGGCCATCAGTGCCCAATACAAGCACAGGGCCACAAG GACAGGAATATGGTCAGTACAAACCTTTTTTAGAGGCTGTGCAAGCTGGTCGTTGGGAAGCTGCAAAGGACTTTTACATCCAACATCCGGAGGCAGTAAGAGTAAGACATCCATTATATGGGAAGACAGCTCTTCACATTGCAGTTGAAGCTGGGCGTGTGGATATTGTCAAAGAATTGGTGTCGTTGATGGATGAGGCCGACTTGGAAATAAAATCAACAGCGGATGGTCGGACAGCTCTTGATATTGCTGCATATAAAGGGATTATCGAAATGGCTCAATGCATGGTAACAAAGAACCAAAAATTACTCAGCATTCCCAATGCTTTCAACGATCTTCCAATTGTGCAAGCTTATTTGCTTGGTCAATGGCATATGGCTCGATATCTCTACTCCGTCACTCCACTTGACGATTTAATGCCAGACAAAGGACCTCAGGGCGCTTCAATAatctccctttgtttttcaGCCAAAGaatttg ATGTCTCATGGGATTTAATTCAGCGTTGCCCAAAATTGGCTGTTACTATGAACCGCCGATTGCTCACCCCTTTAGAAGCTTTGGCATCGAACCCTTCATTCCTGAGCGGTGCGGAGCTCAATTTCTGGCAACAATGGGTTTATGACT GTCTATATATACAACCTCCTCCTCGCATCAATCATATCTGTGTAACTGTTCAAAATGAAGAAAATCCCCAAGCTAATAACGGAGGGAGTTTATTTCGCTCAG TGGGAGGTTTAGTGGAACGGCTTGTTTCCCAttcagaaaaacaaaaggaagggCTTGTTTCGAAAATCGTTCAGATACTTG GAATCAAACGCATATATGAAATGAAGATTGTCCAAGTCAACGCACTTGCATTTTTAAAGCTCATCTGCGAAGAGATAAATAAAGATTTCGATATGCAACAAATGAATTATCCCTCTGTGAGGTCGGCAATCTTCCTAGCTGTTAGGAGGGGGAACGTGGAGTTTGTTACTCATATGTGTAAAGCAAATCCTGAACTTCTGATGATAGGAGATGACAGGGGAAGGGGCTTATTTCACGTTGCCATCGAATGTTGTCAAGAAAAGATTTATAACCTTATATATGGGATATCTACGAAAGACACTATCACAAATTTTGTCGATGTGTATAATAATATCATGCTGCATATGGCTGGGTTGTTGTCCCCATCTGCACAGCTTAATCAAATTCCAGGTGCAGCATTGCAGATGCAGCGTGAACTACAATGGTACAAG GAAGTAGAGACTATTGTACCTTCTAGGAGTCAAGAGTATATGAACGTCGGTGAATCTTTGAAACCAAGGGAACTATTTACAAAGAATCACAGTGAATTGCTAAAGGAAGGAGAAAAATGGATGAAAGAGACGGCAACTTCTTACACTGTTGTAGGTGCTCTTATTATCACCATTATGTTTGCCGCAGTAATCACAATTCCTGGAGGAAATGGAGATACCGGTTTTCCCACATTCAACCATGAAAAATTGTTTATACTATTTATAATTTCAGATGCTATATCACTCTTTTCTTCCACGACTGCAACATTGACGTTTCTCGGAATTCTCACGTCACGTTTCGCAGAAGATGATTTCCTAAAATCCTTACCCACAAAAATGATAATTGGTCTTGCCGCTCTCTTTTTGGCTATTGCAACCATGATGATTGCGTTTTCCGCTGCCCTTCTAATTATAGTTCGTAGACATTCTTGGATTGTGATTCCGGCCATCCTTCTTTCAAGTGTTCCTGTCACTTTATTTGCTTGGATGCAATTCCCCCTCCTAGTTAGAATTATCGTTTCTACTTACGGAAAAGGAATATTTAATAGGAATGTGAAACGTTGGTTGTAA
- the LOC126609730 gene encoding uncharacterized protein LOC126609730: protein MVPPAGPNPLNPQLIQQFLRSVLSQRGPSALPYSENTKWLICTHLVSLTSAHPSLEPKTAMGVGGGGGAWHFWSKKGYKSFEVEGNQVEVYWDLRSAKFGGGPEPCSDFYVALVCDQEIVLLLGDMKKKAYKRTKSRPALVEALLYYKKENVFAKKSFATRVKFDENRKEHDIVVESSTSGSKDPEMWISIDGIVLIHVKNLQWKFRGNQTLQVNMQPVQVFWDVHDWLFSSPGTGHGLFIFKPGLPESESDHDRDGNGGIDSDHSSPYYSTQTSNSTSSDFCLFLHAYKIE, encoded by the coding sequence ATGGTTCCACCGGCGGGTCCAAACCCACTGAACCCCCAACTGATTCAGCAGTTCCTGAGATCCGTCCTCTCCCAGCGCGGCCCCTCTGCCCTCCCTTACTCTGAAAACACCAAGTGGCTCATCTGCACCCACCTCGTCTCTCTCACCTCCGCCCACCCTTCCCTTGAACCCAAAACAGCGATgggtgtgggggggggggggggggcatggcatttttggagcaaaaaaggGTATAAGTCATTCGAGGTCGAAGGGAATCAAGTGGAGGTTTATTGGGATCTTCGTTCTGCAAAATTTGGCGGCGGCCCAGAACCTTGTTCTGACTTTTATGTTGCTCTTGTTTGCGATCAGGAGATTGTGTTGTTATTGGGAGACATGAAGAAAAAGGCATACAAGAGAACAAAATCCAGACCAGCCCTTGTGGAGGCACTTTTATACTACAAAAAAGAAAACGTGTTTGCCAAGAAAAGTTTTGCCACAAGAGTGAAGTTTGATGAGAATAGAAAAGAGCATGACATTGTCGTGGAGAGCTCAACATCGGGCTCGAAAGACCCCGAAATGTGGATCAGCATAGATGGGATTGTGTTGATTCATGTCAAGAATTTGCAGTGGAAATTCAGAGGGAATCAGACCTTGCAGGTGAACATGCAACCGGTGCAAGTTTTCTGGGACGTGCACGATTGGCTTTTCAGCAGCCCCGGGACTGGGCACGGGCTGTTTATTTTCAAGCCAGGGCTGCCGGAATCAGAGAGCGATCACGACAGAGATGGCAACGGCGGCATAGACAGTGATCATAGCAGTCCTTATTATTCAACTCAGACTAGTAACTCAACATCTTCTGACTTCTGCCTGTTTCTTCATGCATATAAGATTGAGTGA
- the LOC126609711 gene encoding uncharacterized protein LOC126609711 isoform X27, with the protein MNHRLNMAQGVWQNMPQRVREPSLHPSVPNTSTGPQGVLEPSLHPSVVPNTSTGPQGQEYGQYKPFLEAVQAGRWEAAKDFYIQHPEAVRVRHPLYGKTALHIAVEAGRVDIVKELVSLMDEADLEIKSTADGRTALDIAAYKGIIEMAQCMVTKNQKLLSIPNAFNDLPIVQAYLLGQWHMARYLYSVTPLDDLMPDKGPQGASIISLCFSAKEFDVSWDLIQRCPKLAVTMNRRLLTPLEALASNPSFLSGAELNFWQQWVYDCLYIQPPPRINHICVTVQNEENPQANNGGSLFRSVGGLVERLVSHSEKQKEGLVSKIVQILGIKRIYEMKIVQVNALAFLKLICEEINKDFDMQQMNYPSVRSAIFLAVRRGNVEFVTHMCKANPELLMIGDDRGRGLFHVAIECCQEKIYNLIYGISTKDTITNFVDVYNNIMLHMAGLLSPSAQLNQIPGAALQMQRELQWYKEVETIVPSRSQEYMNVGESLKPRELFTKNHSELLKEGEKWMKETATSYTVVGALIITIMFAAVITIPGGNGDTGFPTFNHEKLFILFIISDAISLFSSTTATLTFLGILTSRFAEDDFLKSLPTKMIIGLAALFLAIATMMIAFSAALLIIVRRHSWIVIPAILLSSVPVTLFAWMQFPLLVRIIVSTYGKGIFNRNVKRWL; encoded by the exons ATGAATCATAGGTTGAACATGGCACAAGGTGTTTGGCAGAACATGCCACAACGTGTTAGGGAGCCATCATTACATCCATCGGTGCCCAATACAAGCACAGGGCCACAAGGTGTGTTGGAGCCATCATTACATCCATCAGTAGTGCCCAATACAAGCACAGGGCCACAAG GACAGGAATATGGTCAGTACAAACCTTTTTTAGAGGCTGTGCAAGCTGGTCGTTGGGAAGCTGCAAAGGACTTTTACATCCAACATCCGGAGGCAGTAAGAGTAAGACATCCATTATATGGGAAGACAGCTCTTCACATTGCAGTTGAAGCTGGGCGTGTGGATATTGTCAAAGAATTGGTGTCGTTGATGGATGAGGCCGACTTGGAAATAAAATCAACAGCGGATGGTCGGACAGCTCTTGATATTGCTGCATATAAAGGGATTATCGAAATGGCTCAATGCATGGTAACAAAGAACCAAAAATTACTCAGCATTCCCAATGCTTTCAACGATCTTCCAATTGTGCAAGCTTATTTGCTTGGTCAATGGCATATGGCTCGATATCTCTACTCCGTCACTCCACTTGACGATTTAATGCCAGACAAAGGACCTCAGGGCGCTTCAATAatctccctttgtttttcaGCCAAAGaatttg ATGTCTCATGGGATTTAATTCAGCGTTGCCCAAAATTGGCTGTTACTATGAACCGCCGATTGCTCACCCCTTTAGAAGCTTTGGCATCGAACCCTTCATTCCTGAGCGGTGCGGAGCTCAATTTCTGGCAACAATGGGTTTATGACT GTCTATATATACAACCTCCTCCTCGCATCAATCATATCTGTGTAACTGTTCAAAATGAAGAAAATCCCCAAGCTAATAACGGAGGGAGTTTATTTCGCTCAG TGGGAGGTTTAGTGGAACGGCTTGTTTCCCAttcagaaaaacaaaaggaagggCTTGTTTCGAAAATCGTTCAGATACTTG GAATCAAACGCATATATGAAATGAAGATTGTCCAAGTCAACGCACTTGCATTTTTAAAGCTCATCTGCGAAGAGATAAATAAAGATTTCGATATGCAACAAATGAATTATCCCTCTGTGAGGTCGGCAATCTTCCTAGCTGTTAGGAGGGGGAACGTGGAGTTTGTTACTCATATGTGTAAAGCAAATCCTGAACTTCTGATGATAGGAGATGACAGGGGAAGGGGCTTATTTCACGTTGCCATCGAATGTTGTCAAGAAAAGATTTATAACCTTATATATGGGATATCTACGAAAGACACTATCACAAATTTTGTCGATGTGTATAATAATATCATGCTGCATATGGCTGGGTTGTTGTCCCCATCTGCACAGCTTAATCAAATTCCAGGTGCAGCATTGCAGATGCAGCGTGAACTACAATGGTACAAG GAAGTAGAGACTATTGTACCTTCTAGGAGTCAAGAGTATATGAACGTCGGTGAATCTTTGAAACCAAGGGAACTATTTACAAAGAATCACAGTGAATTGCTAAAGGAAGGAGAAAAATGGATGAAAGAGACGGCAACTTCTTACACTGTTGTAGGTGCTCTTATTATCACCATTATGTTTGCCGCAGTAATCACAATTCCTGGAGGAAATGGAGATACCGGTTTTCCCACATTCAACCATGAAAAATTGTTTATACTATTTATAATTTCAGATGCTATATCACTCTTTTCTTCCACGACTGCAACATTGACGTTTCTCGGAATTCTCACGTCACGTTTCGCAGAAGATGATTTCCTAAAATCCTTACCCACAAAAATGATAATTGGTCTTGCCGCTCTCTTTTTGGCTATTGCAACCATGATGATTGCGTTTTCCGCTGCCCTTCTAATTATAGTTCGTAGACATTCTTGGATTGTGATTCCGGCCATCCTTCTTTCAAGTGTTCCTGTCACTTTATTTGCTTGGATGCAATTCCCCCTCCTAGTTAGAATTATCGTTTCTACTTACGGAAAAGGAATATTTAATAGGAATGTGAAACGTTGGTTGTAA
- the LOC126609711 gene encoding uncharacterized protein LOC126609711 isoform X21, which yields MNHRLNMAQGVWQNMPQRVREPSLHPSVPNTSTGPQGVLEPSLHPSVVPNTSTGPQGVSEPSLHPSVPNTSTGPSVPNTSTGPQGQEYGQYKPFLEAVQAGRWEAAKDFYIQHPEAVRVRHPLYGKTALHIAVEAGRVDIVKELVSLMDEADLEIKSTADGRTALDIAAYKGIIEMAQCMVTKNQKLLSIPNAFNDLPIVQAYLLGQWHMARYLYSVTPLDDLMPDKGPQGASIISLCFSAKEFDVSWDLIQRCPKLAVTMNRRLLTPLEALASNPSFLSGAELNFWQQWVYDCLYIQPPPRINHICVTVQNEENPQANNGGSLFRSVGGLVERLVSHSEKQKEGLVSKIVQILGIKRIYEMKIVQVNALAFLKLICEEINKDFDMQQMNYPSVRSAIFLAVRRGNVEFVTHMCKANPELLMIGDDRGRGLFHVAIECCQEKIYNLIYGISTKDTITNFVDVYNNIMLHMAGLLSPSAQLNQIPGAALQMQRELQWYKEVETIVPSRSQEYMNVGESLKPRELFTKNHSELLKEGEKWMKETATSYTVVGALIITIMFAAVITIPGGNGDTGFPTFNHEKLFILFIISDAISLFSSTTATLTFLGILTSRFAEDDFLKSLPTKMIIGLAALFLAIATMMIAFSAALLIIVRRHSWIVIPAILLSSVPVTLFAWMQFPLLVRIIVSTYGKGIFNRNVKRWL from the exons ATGAATCATAGGTTGAACATGGCACAAGGTGTTTGGCAGAACATGCCACAACGTGTTAGGGAGCCATCATTACATCCATCGGTGCCCAATACAAGCACAGGGCCACAAGGTGTGTTGGAGCCATCATTACATCCATCAGTAGTGCCCAATACAAGCACAGGGCCACAAGGTGTGTCGGAGCCATCATTACATCCATCAGTGCCTAATACAAGCACAGGGCCATCAGTGCCCAATACAAGCACAGGGCCACAAG GACAGGAATATGGTCAGTACAAACCTTTTTTAGAGGCTGTGCAAGCTGGTCGTTGGGAAGCTGCAAAGGACTTTTACATCCAACATCCGGAGGCAGTAAGAGTAAGACATCCATTATATGGGAAGACAGCTCTTCACATTGCAGTTGAAGCTGGGCGTGTGGATATTGTCAAAGAATTGGTGTCGTTGATGGATGAGGCCGACTTGGAAATAAAATCAACAGCGGATGGTCGGACAGCTCTTGATATTGCTGCATATAAAGGGATTATCGAAATGGCTCAATGCATGGTAACAAAGAACCAAAAATTACTCAGCATTCCCAATGCTTTCAACGATCTTCCAATTGTGCAAGCTTATTTGCTTGGTCAATGGCATATGGCTCGATATCTCTACTCCGTCACTCCACTTGACGATTTAATGCCAGACAAAGGACCTCAGGGCGCTTCAATAatctccctttgtttttcaGCCAAAGaatttg ATGTCTCATGGGATTTAATTCAGCGTTGCCCAAAATTGGCTGTTACTATGAACCGCCGATTGCTCACCCCTTTAGAAGCTTTGGCATCGAACCCTTCATTCCTGAGCGGTGCGGAGCTCAATTTCTGGCAACAATGGGTTTATGACT GTCTATATATACAACCTCCTCCTCGCATCAATCATATCTGTGTAACTGTTCAAAATGAAGAAAATCCCCAAGCTAATAACGGAGGGAGTTTATTTCGCTCAG TGGGAGGTTTAGTGGAACGGCTTGTTTCCCAttcagaaaaacaaaaggaagggCTTGTTTCGAAAATCGTTCAGATACTTG GAATCAAACGCATATATGAAATGAAGATTGTCCAAGTCAACGCACTTGCATTTTTAAAGCTCATCTGCGAAGAGATAAATAAAGATTTCGATATGCAACAAATGAATTATCCCTCTGTGAGGTCGGCAATCTTCCTAGCTGTTAGGAGGGGGAACGTGGAGTTTGTTACTCATATGTGTAAAGCAAATCCTGAACTTCTGATGATAGGAGATGACAGGGGAAGGGGCTTATTTCACGTTGCCATCGAATGTTGTCAAGAAAAGATTTATAACCTTATATATGGGATATCTACGAAAGACACTATCACAAATTTTGTCGATGTGTATAATAATATCATGCTGCATATGGCTGGGTTGTTGTCCCCATCTGCACAGCTTAATCAAATTCCAGGTGCAGCATTGCAGATGCAGCGTGAACTACAATGGTACAAG GAAGTAGAGACTATTGTACCTTCTAGGAGTCAAGAGTATATGAACGTCGGTGAATCTTTGAAACCAAGGGAACTATTTACAAAGAATCACAGTGAATTGCTAAAGGAAGGAGAAAAATGGATGAAAGAGACGGCAACTTCTTACACTGTTGTAGGTGCTCTTATTATCACCATTATGTTTGCCGCAGTAATCACAATTCCTGGAGGAAATGGAGATACCGGTTTTCCCACATTCAACCATGAAAAATTGTTTATACTATTTATAATTTCAGATGCTATATCACTCTTTTCTTCCACGACTGCAACATTGACGTTTCTCGGAATTCTCACGTCACGTTTCGCAGAAGATGATTTCCTAAAATCCTTACCCACAAAAATGATAATTGGTCTTGCCGCTCTCTTTTTGGCTATTGCAACCATGATGATTGCGTTTTCCGCTGCCCTTCTAATTATAGTTCGTAGACATTCTTGGATTGTGATTCCGGCCATCCTTCTTTCAAGTGTTCCTGTCACTTTATTTGCTTGGATGCAATTCCCCCTCCTAGTTAGAATTATCGTTTCTACTTACGGAAAAGGAATATTTAATAGGAATGTGAAACGTTGGTTGTAA
- the LOC126609711 gene encoding uncharacterized protein LOC126609711 isoform X32, whose product MNHRLNMAQGVWQNMPQRVREPSLHPSVPNTSTGPQGQEYGQYKPFLEAVQAGRWEAAKDFYIQHPEAVRVRHPLYGKTALHIAVEAGRVDIVKELVSLMDEADLEIKSTADGRTALDIAAYKGIIEMAQCMVTKNQKLLSIPNAFNDLPIVQAYLLGQWHMARYLYSVTPLDDLMPDKGPQGASIISLCFSAKEFDVSWDLIQRCPKLAVTMNRRLLTPLEALASNPSFLSGAELNFWQQWVYDCLYIQPPPRINHICVTVQNEENPQANNGGSLFRSVGGLVERLVSHSEKQKEGLVSKIVQILGIKRIYEMKIVQVNALAFLKLICEEINKDFDMQQMNYPSVRSAIFLAVRRGNVEFVTHMCKANPELLMIGDDRGRGLFHVAIECCQEKIYNLIYGISTKDTITNFVDVYNNIMLHMAGLLSPSAQLNQIPGAALQMQRELQWYKEVETIVPSRSQEYMNVGESLKPRELFTKNHSELLKEGEKWMKETATSYTVVGALIITIMFAAVITIPGGNGDTGFPTFNHEKLFILFIISDAISLFSSTTATLTFLGILTSRFAEDDFLKSLPTKMIIGLAALFLAIATMMIAFSAALLIIVRRHSWIVIPAILLSSVPVTLFAWMQFPLLVRIIVSTYGKGIFNRNVKRWL is encoded by the exons ATGAATCATAGGTTGAACATGGCACAAGGTGTTTGGCAGAACATGCCACAACGTGTTAGGGAGCCATCATTACATCCATCGGTGCCCAATACAAGCACAGGGCCACAAG GACAGGAATATGGTCAGTACAAACCTTTTTTAGAGGCTGTGCAAGCTGGTCGTTGGGAAGCTGCAAAGGACTTTTACATCCAACATCCGGAGGCAGTAAGAGTAAGACATCCATTATATGGGAAGACAGCTCTTCACATTGCAGTTGAAGCTGGGCGTGTGGATATTGTCAAAGAATTGGTGTCGTTGATGGATGAGGCCGACTTGGAAATAAAATCAACAGCGGATGGTCGGACAGCTCTTGATATTGCTGCATATAAAGGGATTATCGAAATGGCTCAATGCATGGTAACAAAGAACCAAAAATTACTCAGCATTCCCAATGCTTTCAACGATCTTCCAATTGTGCAAGCTTATTTGCTTGGTCAATGGCATATGGCTCGATATCTCTACTCCGTCACTCCACTTGACGATTTAATGCCAGACAAAGGACCTCAGGGCGCTTCAATAatctccctttgtttttcaGCCAAAGaatttg ATGTCTCATGGGATTTAATTCAGCGTTGCCCAAAATTGGCTGTTACTATGAACCGCCGATTGCTCACCCCTTTAGAAGCTTTGGCATCGAACCCTTCATTCCTGAGCGGTGCGGAGCTCAATTTCTGGCAACAATGGGTTTATGACT GTCTATATATACAACCTCCTCCTCGCATCAATCATATCTGTGTAACTGTTCAAAATGAAGAAAATCCCCAAGCTAATAACGGAGGGAGTTTATTTCGCTCAG TGGGAGGTTTAGTGGAACGGCTTGTTTCCCAttcagaaaaacaaaaggaagggCTTGTTTCGAAAATCGTTCAGATACTTG GAATCAAACGCATATATGAAATGAAGATTGTCCAAGTCAACGCACTTGCATTTTTAAAGCTCATCTGCGAAGAGATAAATAAAGATTTCGATATGCAACAAATGAATTATCCCTCTGTGAGGTCGGCAATCTTCCTAGCTGTTAGGAGGGGGAACGTGGAGTTTGTTACTCATATGTGTAAAGCAAATCCTGAACTTCTGATGATAGGAGATGACAGGGGAAGGGGCTTATTTCACGTTGCCATCGAATGTTGTCAAGAAAAGATTTATAACCTTATATATGGGATATCTACGAAAGACACTATCACAAATTTTGTCGATGTGTATAATAATATCATGCTGCATATGGCTGGGTTGTTGTCCCCATCTGCACAGCTTAATCAAATTCCAGGTGCAGCATTGCAGATGCAGCGTGAACTACAATGGTACAAG GAAGTAGAGACTATTGTACCTTCTAGGAGTCAAGAGTATATGAACGTCGGTGAATCTTTGAAACCAAGGGAACTATTTACAAAGAATCACAGTGAATTGCTAAAGGAAGGAGAAAAATGGATGAAAGAGACGGCAACTTCTTACACTGTTGTAGGTGCTCTTATTATCACCATTATGTTTGCCGCAGTAATCACAATTCCTGGAGGAAATGGAGATACCGGTTTTCCCACATTCAACCATGAAAAATTGTTTATACTATTTATAATTTCAGATGCTATATCACTCTTTTCTTCCACGACTGCAACATTGACGTTTCTCGGAATTCTCACGTCACGTTTCGCAGAAGATGATTTCCTAAAATCCTTACCCACAAAAATGATAATTGGTCTTGCCGCTCTCTTTTTGGCTATTGCAACCATGATGATTGCGTTTTCCGCTGCCCTTCTAATTATAGTTCGTAGACATTCTTGGATTGTGATTCCGGCCATCCTTCTTTCAAGTGTTCCTGTCACTTTATTTGCTTGGATGCAATTCCCCCTCCTAGTTAGAATTATCGTTTCTACTTACGGAAAAGGAATATTTAATAGGAATGTGAAACGTTGGTTGTAA
- the LOC126609734 gene encoding uncharacterized protein LOC126609734, producing MEYYEPPILACAINEVLEQLAGRNSSSVPTVVAFLESSKLKGESKSATKFESKCSLYGIEIGSETAISKAMATKTQKPPPSLQIHHEPLACFLQLVRVLKLPTYVLIGQRGQRISDKEEFQILYEIGELLASTLNLSFSRDKITWNPTRKSKDDREPWRALYG from the exons ATGGAATACTATGAACCGCCAATACTAGCATGCGCTATTAATGAGGTTCTAGAACAATTAGCAGGGCGGAATTCATCCTCAGTTCCCACAGTCGTTGCCTTCCTAGAGTCATCCAAGCTAAAGGGGGAAAGTAAATCTGCAACAAAATTTGAAAGCAAATGTTCACTTTATGGTATAGAGATTGGTTCAGAAACAGCCATAAGCAAGGCTATGGCAACCAAAACCCAGAAGCCACCGCCATCCTTGCAGATTCATCATGAACCTTTGGCTTGCTTTCTTCAGTTGGTCCGTGTTTTGAAGTTGCCAACATATGTTCTTATCGGGCAAAGAGGTCAACGCATTTCTGACAAAGAAGAGTTTCAG ATACTTTATGAGATTGGAGAACTTCTAGCAAGCACTTTGAACCTTTCCTTTTCAAGAGACAAGATCACATGGAATCCAACAAGAAAATCAAAAGACGATCGGGAGCCATGGCGTGCATTATATGGTTAA
- the LOC126609735 gene encoding uncharacterized protein LOC126609735, translating to MKVGSKVVFLLRDSEGFGEAISAAFRPNPSNSTVEESFELSLERYGIQNCKASGILRHFLDHQGLYEVPLLSLPLSLMVLFRTQKRVCIRIDSMWDLGVEKWVVYFLMECALVFMVKVKFVAIWGLDCV from the exons atgaaagttGGTTCGAAGGTAGTGTTTCTGCTGAGAGACTCAGAGGGCTTCGGCGAAGCCATCTCAGCTGCTTTCCGCCCAAATCCAAGCAATTCGACTGT AGAAGAAAGTTTCGAGCTTTCATTGGAGCGCTATGGAATCCAAAATTGCAAAGCTTCTGGAATCCTTCGCCACTTCCTCGATCACCAGGGCCTATATGAGgttccccttctctctcttcctctctccctcaTGGTATTGTTTAGGACCCAGAAACGGGTTTGTATTCGTATAGATTCTATGTGGGATTTGGGTGTTGAGAAATGGGTCGTGTATTTTCTAATGGAATGTGCTCTGGTTTTTATGGTGAAAGTGAAATTTGTGGCAATTTGGGGTTTAGATTGTGTgtga